In the Mastacembelus armatus chromosome 16, fMasArm1.2, whole genome shotgun sequence genome, tcctctttctacCCTTCAAGATGCAGGAAGTCATGAACAACATGTTCTGGGACATGCCCTATCTCCTATGCCCGTTGTCTGGTTTCATCTTCTACATGACTATCTATAATAGCACCTTCTTCCTCACTGCGGTCAGCGTAGAGCGCTACCTTGGTGTGGCATTTCCCATCCAGCACAGCCTGAAGCGGCGACCTGGGTATGCGGTTGCTGCCAGCATCTTCTTCTGGATTTTCTCAGTAATGCAACTCAGCATTGTATTTATCGTGCCCTTTATTGGCCCTAAAAATACTCCAAATAATACCTTAGGTCCTGATGCCTCAGGTAGTACTGGTAACAACGAGGCAGTGTGTTATGAGAATTTCACAGCAGCTCAGCTGAACGTCCTCTTGCCTGTACGTCTGGAACTGTGCATCGTTCTTTTTTGCATCCCTTTCCTGATTTGTAGTTTCTGCTACATCAACTTTATAAGAATTCTGTCCAAGCTGCAGCACATTGACCGGCGCCGCCGCCTACGGGCCATTGGCATGGCTTTAGGAACACTGTTGGTTTTCGCTTTATGTTTTGGCCCCTACAATGTCTCGCACATTGTGGGTTTTATTACATGGAAAAGTCCTGAATGGAGAGACAAGGCACTCCTGTGTAGCACCTTCAATGCTTGTCTAGACCCTCTTATCTTCTACTTCTCCTCCTCCGCTGTGAGAATGACTGTGGGTAGTGTGATAGAAGGAGTTAAAAGTCGACTGAACAGGTACATGTCCTGTGACATGTTCCGGGccttttggggggggggtaacAAGACTGCAAAAGATAAGGAACGCAAACAGGAGGAGATCAATGCTATCTAAGCAGACTGAAAAAGAGCTGTGGGCAGCTGCCTCCActaattttgttttcttcatccCTGAAGCAGGAAATTAACaccatgtttatgtttttacatgtgATGAAATGACTTAGCATACAGCACAGTGTGTCTCTGCTGAACGTCTTGTTTTGAAATGAGACGAGAGAAAACCTGTTTGTGTGAATAGGCCACAACAGTTTTTATGCACTGTAATTTGAACAAATaccacatttaaatgaaaaaaaatcttacataACAACAGGATTTCATAATATTTCCATTAATGCGGTCAACTGTTGTGAAGCGCTGCAGCAGAGGCACCAACAAAATGAATATCTAAGCAACTGCTTTGGACGTCATCTGTAAGCAGAGATAAAGCAGTGTATACGTGAACACAGTACATTGTCTGGTTGTAACAACAAGCTTGTTATATATCAGGTACCGTGATAGAACTGAAGCATGAGATCTAACTGAAGATTCAGGGGCTTtgtacacttttaaaaaaagcatctaaataaacagtgaaacagcttactttttctataaaaatatatttgtgtattgTTACATGATTGTGGCCAATTTCATGCAGATTTTAGTTCACGTGATACTGCATTTATAGTATAATGTaattaaaagcatttaaaaatacacagtacCAGTcgaaagtttggacacactttctcattcaatggtaaagtgtgtccagacTTTTGACTCGTAGCTTATGTCAAATACATAAGATTTATTATACATACAGGGCCATAGTTAAATAATATATCATACTAAAATAGCATACATGTATGAATATATGTATAAATGcttaatactgtatatgtctgAGGTGTTTGCCAAGGGTGGTAATTATGTAAGACAACATACAAAAACTCAATTAAAAGACATGTCTTAtcttaaaataattaatgaGTCAGACATTATTGGGTTTAGATAAAAAAtgattatgtgtgtatgtacttcaatgataataataataacaataatgctaataataataataataatgatgccTGGTTGTCAGTTTCTCACAGATCTTGTTTGAGATTAAGACTTTGGTTCAGGGTTAACTAAGAAGTAGCACTAGGGTCAGGGTAGATTTTCTATGGGCTGGAGTCATGTATGAggtgcttgtgtttgtttgtgttagaCTAGggaatgaatgtaagtcaatgtaaagtgcCCACAaggaattaaaacaaacactgtgggGACCCCACTTAGTAATTCATTGAATCTTAGACTCATCAATTGGTTTAATTTAGGTTTAGTTTTAGGTTAGTTAAGGTTTccagaaaatgaaagtgaataaATGCAAAGAGCCCGTAAGTGACAAAACCaaggatatgtgtgtgtgtgtgcgtatgcgtgtgtttgttcatgtgtAAATTATGCAAATGAATCATGAATCAAGATACATTTACTCAAGTTATGACTAATAGGTCATTTTCTGTGGACTGTAGTCAGGTATGattgaatgtgtgtttacatgaaaGGGGAGAGATAAGGTGAGTGAGTGATGAATGTGAACATTGCAAGTAAATATTCACTACATCACATGAACTTGGATGTGATCACTAGATAATTACTCATATTTATGTACATATGACatttataaaactaaaataaaaaaagaaataactgtgAGCAATAGttagtttatttttacattacaaGTCTGGTTATACCTTAGATACATGGCCTTGCTCTAAATGTAATGGTCATTATTATGGCAGTATTTGGTCTTGGCAGTGTAGTCAAGgcataaattaaaaatgaacttcCTCCAACATGTGAATCAAGATCTTACCCCACACACTGCAAACATAAACAATGCTATCACACAAGCAAGCACTGGCATCCACTGTAATCCTGTTTTGTGAGGATTAGGCCTGTGCGGAGGTTGAGCTGATCTCTGTATCTGTTTGACAGGTGGATCATGCATGAAGCATTCATTTTGACACACAGACCAGAGTGAATGACTAAGATATACGGGCTACCAGCCACTGACACAATGAGCAAATCCAAAAACATGCTAGTCAGCACACCGCAGCGATAAAGAGTTACAGAGATAAACAGCTTTGATGTGCAGGAAGAAATCAGACTCATGCCTGAATACGTGGAGGATGTGCGCTATGTGAAAGCAAAGCACAATGTACAGTGTATTGCTTGAAACTTGAAGTAACTACCAAATATCAACCATGATTAGAGAATTAactgttcattcatttttctttgataATTCTGACTTGGATCTGTCAAAGGTTGGTCTGTTGAGAGGAGCCACAGAGACACCCGGCAGTCTTTCTTTCATGTTGTGGTTCCTGGAAGGCAATAATTGGTTGTTGCATCAGTGTTGACTTTTTCCTAATAATGTGTGATAGGCTACAGGGATAAGGCAATAAGAACAACCCCATGTGagcatgcatgcatgtttgtgtgtgtacatgatgtGTTTGCCAAAGGCACAGGAGGATATTGTACTCACATGGCAGACATCATTTTCCCTGCACACAGAAATGTTTGACTACTGTGGAGAGAAAGACcatataaattaaatacagtttttaacaACTTCCTGTAATTTTCTCAAACAGGTTTATTCACCTTCTAATAAAAATATGCCAGTTACTGCTGAGAGGAAACACATCTTCAGAATATTCAAGTGTACAATCACCTCATTAGGGGAGGCATCTGgaaaatagagagagaaaaaaaaggccAACTCTAATTAGCACTGACTGATCGTGTTATTGAGCATGACAGAATTAAATCAGGAAGGTTGAACTAGCTTTGGTTGATGGACATTTGCCTCCTCCCTGGGAGGAGAGGTGTTTAAACATTGATTGGAAAAATCATTAATTTGATCAAGTATGCAGTATTGAAGGCAATCTGTTGCCTTGGATTGATCGATGTCTGACCCATATTAACAGTCAAGTAGGGCAAACACTGAGCAAGCAACTTGTGGTATGTGAGGCCATGTCCCCCAGAACTGTCAGTACAGACTGTGCTATGTGGAAGGAAGTTAGCTTTAGACTAGAAAAGTAGAAAGAAGTTGTGCTGGTCATTCAAGGTACCAGAAGTAAAAAAGTTAATTTGCTGCACAGGTTATGTGACTGACAGGTAGAGCATTCCCAGCAGTTGGGTGAGCATTAAAACCTGATCAAATTATTAGTACAAGAATTGAGCAGTTgaaataaatatctgtttttttaaagtcttaaaTACAAACTTGTACATTAATACCACAGGCTGTTCTTATCAATGCGTAtgtttatattaacaatggagCAACAGACTGCTGGTAATGCGAAAGGGATCATCCGTAGTGATGGACCCACACAAAATTATCAATACATTTAAGGAACACTTTTAGCATCTTACAGTCTTTATATTCCTAGCTCACAGTGGGTACTACAATACTAGTAATTCCACAACACAGTGTCAGGGGCACACCTAAGATAACACCTACTTCATAACATTTTATTTGGGAAATAAACCAACTCTTATTTATTTACCCCAAGTGAAGGAGGAAGTGAGAGCAGTTTTCATGGCAGGGTGGTCTTGCACCCTACAAGTGAAGGTGATCCCGCTGTCCAAAGACTGTTTATGTGGGagataaaacacactgaagaggtacacttcctgtgtgtggtTGTCCATCACCTGGAAACATTCTGACTGGCACAGAGGCGTAGAGTTCACCAACCAATCTGAGGACAGCAGGGCTCTGTCAACTGGCTCTTTAGACAGGTTTCGGTGAGGGTTGACAGCAGGAAGGGTGCAATTGGTGACTGACAGGTGACTGATATCGGCTGCTGCACCTTGGTAGGTCCAGGTAAGACTGAGCTCACTGGGGTGGAATCCCCcagtgagacagaggagagCCCACTGCCCGGTCTGTGGGTCTGGGGGAATTTGGAGGTAAATTTTGGGAGCAGAAGGTGGACCTACCagtgaaagaggaggaagaaacaaagaaagcatGTTAAATGAGATCCCTCACATTGCAATGTTGACATTGTAAAGTTAGGTATTACAGCAGCAAATGATCATATACAGCTAaggaaaatatgtaaatgaaatatgaaaagagTAAATGTGGTGGCTTTAGTCATAATGCAACTATCAAAACAAGGAAGAGTTAAGGAGAAAGGTGCTAAACCTACAGTAGAACTACAAGCTTGCTgtaaaaaatctgcattagaAAGATGTTCTTAGacattaaagaaacagatgTAAGAAATGCACTACAAAAGTGAAGCATTACATGTTGTtaaataaatctaaatcaaTCTTCTCTCACTACAACTACCATTATAATCTATAATTACAATTTGTGCTGTATATTGTTGCAAAATAGTGTAATTCTAACAATTAATTGAtgcaaaacagaataaatgtgcaataaaacaatattaaaaacatgcaatatCAAGTGTTATTTAGTGAGGTCAACGCTGCATCCCAAGAAATTCAAAAGGAAGCTTTTCTTCCGCATGAAGGATTTCCACATAATAATTCGGCCATCCCTCCCTGCCTTGTTTTCTGGTGAGTTTCAGTTCCCTGGGCAAGATCGATACAAGGCAGCGCACATGGTACTGGGGTGATTATTTCTAGATCTGTCATGAAACTGCTCAGGCAAAAAGATGAACTCTGAGGGAATTTCACGACTTGAATTTTTATAGATTGAATCTGACCGTTGCATTTTATGGCAATGCGTGCCTCACACCGGTGCTTGTATCGAGCTGCCTCACACTAAACACTGTGGCTGTGGTGCACACAAGATACAAATGAGACATAATTACCAGCATGGCAACATCACCCAAGCAAGCATTCTAATGAATTACAGGCGTGTTCATTTCTGAAAGCAGCTATTTGTTTCTCACCCAACACAACCAACTCTGTTCCATTGCCCCACTCTGGGTCTTTTTGCAGGACGTTCACCTCGCAGTAATACCACCCAGAATCCTCCAGTGCAACCTCAGAGATCACCAGGGAGGAGGTTTGATTCTTCTCCACAAAGATCTGCCTGGGGGACTTTGGGACAAGCTGCTTTTCCGGCTTCATTTTGAACCACTGAACCCCATACTTGAGGGACTCAACTTTGAAATGACAGGACAGGGTTGCCGTTTCACCTCGCATCACACTTAGAGACGGAGGGTACTGTCTAACGCTCAGTCCTCCTGGGGTTGCTGTCAGAGATAAAGATAGAGTCATTAATACAATGTGTCATACAACAAACGTTTAAAAGCAAATAGCTCCCATTGAGATAAATGTCACCTAAGaacaaatgcaattttctaAAGCTTTATTTAAACAAAGACTAATGCAAAGCCTCTCAAATACAAAAGAATTCAAAATTGTTGGAACAGCTTTTTAATTGTAGTGACTACTTGTCTAACTAAGTGTGATGAAGTGTTTGTGATGATGCCATACTTCAGATAAGACAAACAGTTGCTCAAAATTAgattgcagataaaaaaaaaaaatatatatatattaaaaataccTAACAAAAATGATGGTCTGAAAACAACTTTAGCGTCTGTACCCTGTGCATATATTTAACAGAAGGCAAGCAGACGCAAGATTAGTGcaatatttaaatcattttttcatTCTTGTACATATGTTACTCACCTTCTGTTGTGCCTCTTTGCATCAATATTGATAATTGTCACAAAATATAGAATAGTGAAGTCTTTTTTATTGTAAAAGGCTTAAACTAAGTACTTAAAAAATTGAAGAAACAACAAAGATGGTTAAATATTAACTGTTAACTTTGTGTACTATTCATATAATGGCATTTTATGACATAAATGACCTGTATTCAGACTGACCTGGTACTTGGCCTGCCAACAAAATGAGCAAACCCAGACAAGGCAATGTGGTCATGCTGTTGTTGTTCCCCACTCCAAGCTTGAGTGATGAAATGATTTTTCAGGCACCCTTAACTGTGCTTAAAAATTCAACGGtgtcagcttgtttttttttttttttttgtgaaatctATGGTTAGAGCTTATGGTTCATTAATAGGTCAAGCTTCAACTGAAACCTGAATCTCAGACTGTACATTGCAGTGTGTTAGCAAATAGGCCCTCTGTCTTCATGTAAACAGAAACCACAGTGCAATAGTTAGCAGGTGCTGCTGCCTTTAcagattttacagatttttatacatgtttttgattCCTTTCACAGCAGTGCTGTAAATCATCAACACAATCTGGTCTGAGAGACTTGAATTTCAGTTTGAAGTAATTACAATCTTGTTTACAGTCGATTATCTGAGAATCAGGTGCCTATTAATGAAGTATTAATGAAAAAGACACCATAATGCttatgtaaacaaaaagaaaccaTGATACAAGGTGAAGCAATAATCCTTTTTGAATTCTGAGCCATAACATGTTTACAGGAATGAACAAATTCATACTTGCTGCTCAGAGGATTTGCACCATGTTACTGAATGTGTTGATATATTCCAAAActcttgttttgattttggctTTTTGAGTTTTTCTTGTGCAATCGCTGTAAATACGAATTTCCTGCGTGGCCTAATGAGCTACAGTGTAATGAATTCAGATGCGTGTCCTCTGGGGGAGAAAACTTGCTGCTACAGTAGGTGTAATCATCGTTATCATTAAAGCAAGAAATACAAATTTGAAGTTCAGCTTGAGGAATAAAATCTTTCTAAAAGTTGTCACTTTAAATGGAAAACTACAGTGGGTCTGCtgtgtaaaaacactgtaattgcAGTGACCCTAAAACGGCTTTAGATAATGCATTACTGTGTTTTCCGGAAGAAAGTTTAAAAAGGAGACTGATGTAATCCAACTTCAAATCATATTTTTTCGCATCAGAGAACAGGCATTTGGGGAATAAACTCACTTCTGCTGTGTACCAGCCTTATTTAGATATGTAATAAGATTAATAAAGTGTAATATGAATATGCATCCTTTTTAATGTGTAACATTTTTgtgaaaaatcaaaatacacaaattaGGATTACAGTAGGTATGAAGTTAGACTAGTGGTGGGGTTTATTGTTAGAGATTGGAgttatggttatggttagggtTGTTATTTTACTCTGCCTACATAATTCATtctaaaatgacaaatgaggttagggttagagatTTAAACAGAGAGAAttctgttaaaatgtatttactttaatGAAGTAAAACAGATTAGCTCCTCGAAGCCATTATCAATCTATTTGttaattaatgaataattatATGCAGGTGTGTTGAAACTCAAGAGGCTACACAGGTGTTTGTCACTGACAAGAGGACAAGTGAAGAAGTTCCTGCTGTGTGTAAGGTCTGTAATTTATAGCGCCATCCCAGCTACAAATAAATTTTAACCACATGGTAACAGCCagttttaatcaaaataaatttcGAAAAGCTAGATTGAAGCAGCTGATTTTCACAATAATATTTCCCATTTCTATTAAGTAGTTATCACCCACAAATAACATTTACATCATTTGTTAGCAAATGATTTGATACGATCCATTTATTCTGACAGTGTCTCATCAAACTAAGCATTCAGACATTTTCACTAAAACCATGTCAAACCTGCAAACTCAACAAAAGCAGCAGCTCTTTACTCAGCAGGAAGCAAAAAGCACTGAAACAAAATTTTCTGATCTCACCTCTTTTCTAACCACAGGGGCCAGCAATGAGCCCTACTTCCAGCAACAAACCGCACACAGTGAgttttgttaaaaacaaaactgatttttatttttttttttgtctccctcCATTTGATATCATTTTTAACTCCACTTTatggattttgaaaaaaaagtgacactccaaaataaaagtcaaagaaGACAAGTTCAGCAACTAAACGCATTAAAAAGAAGTACAATCATCGCTTCACCGCGCTGAACATCTGTCAGGGTGGAAGACAAATGTTTTGTTCCTTTCGATTTTATtgtcttgtgtgtttacattgatGAGATCTTGAGAATTGTAACAAACGCTTATAGTTCAGGACCGTGTTATGAATGAACTAAACAATGGCTGCCCTGTGCAGATCAGAGAATACCAAGACACAGACATGCTCATGTTCATTGTGGAGCTCAATACACACTTGCACATAGACACACTagtacacacactcatatacatacttgcatacaaacacaccagTTATATCAGCAACAGCAGAGTGGGCAAACCTTGAAAACTGAGGAGTTGGAAGGCTGACCTTTTTACAGATTATCAcctaaaaagaaataaaggacagggagaatgaagaaaaataaaaatgtatgtgtgtgtgtagaaaacgaaagacagagatagagagagagagagggatagagAGCACGAGAGAGAGATGGGCTCCATATTTGACACTAACCCAAGCCAGCTCTTTCCCTCAATTATAAACAGTGGGTTCTCCGTTGGCAAAAAAATTTCCTTATTAGTTTCTAAATGAGACATTTTCCATTACTCTGCAATGAGGGCTTCTGCAGTCTGTTCACTGTTATTGCCCTCTTGAGGCACAGCACATGACCAGCCCCTATCATACATCCTGTCATGTATCGCACCCTCCGGCACACCTTACACGGTAATAAGACACTTGTAGACTGCATCAGTGACTTCACCACAGCCCAACAGCCCTACTATCTCataactgcaaaaaaaaatcagcacaaaAACACTAGTTGGTGCTGTCACTTGTGAAAGAAATCCAACTTTCCCCTGTCAGTTCTCAGCACCACAACCAATATTTACGCCTTCGTTGATTGACAAGGAAAATGCCAGGCGTGGGCTGGTGATTCAGAGAGGCCAAGTAATGGGACTCTTTCTATGTTGGAGATGTGAGGTGGGCGACTTAATGACTAGGGGAGACATGGTGGGCGAGATGGCTTCATTGTGTTGCATGGTCCGCATGAACGTCGCTATTTCTGAACTGTTGAAGTATAACATTCTGTTAATTAGCCAGACGCTCGTGTTCACAGAGAGGTGAGTGAATGACAAGATGCCATCTGTGGTCATAGTGAGAAGGAGGGCGAGGCTGGTGGCTCTATGACCCAGGCGGTTTTAAACACAGAACACCTGAAGTGAATGATGTGCATAACaaattatctatctatctatctatctatctatctatctatctatctatctatctatctatctatctatctatctatctatctatctatctatctatctatctatctatctatctatctatctatctatctatctatctatctatctatctatctatctctgtcttatgtgtgtgtatttatgtatgtatatatgtgtatgtgcaacTTGAAATAATGAACACTAATCTTCTAACTGGCAGTTGACTCTTAAATGAACAGATTTGATGTCATTTAAAACACCTCAAGTGTGCTTGCGTTCACTGTTATGTGGACTTGCCTCATCACAATCCTGTCTAGCATGCTGTATTACTAATGCTCTCATTAGCTGTGGTAATAGAAACATACTGGGCCTCAATAGGCTTGCAACATTGACTTTGCCCATGAGAACTGAATGAGCCTGTAGATAGTTGGTAAACAATGGATAATGAGGATAATGTATGGGAATTAGGCCTGCTTTGCTGTAAAAGACATTCGCTGGGGATTTAGCTCAATGATAATCATTCATATATAATTGTCACTCTGTGTAACATGTCCTTTTGGTATACTGGTTCTGATGCTGTGACATTGCCAATATCTCACGTTATTAAATTATCTTTTACATACTTTTTACTATAGATACACATGCTCTCATCttatcttttagtttttttatatatatatccagtCATAAACCTCTGTATTAACAGCTGTTGCCACTGACAACTGCAAAATGATAAAGGTTACATCTCTGCcattactgttaaaatataatataacacTACAGCACCCACCAAATTGTACATACAGTGTAAAAGCCCAGGCAGTAGGTGCAGTTAACACTACACAGTgtagcaaaacaaacaacaaaaaacagcctCGACTGacttcagaagaaaaacaaatgaattaattctTCATTCCCTGGATCTGAACTGTAGCTCTGAACACATAGTTTACTGAGTTGACATTACAGCTTGCCCAAATAGTTTCGGAGAAAGGCTTAAAATCGATGCTCAATTAGGGGTGTCTTGTATCAGGCATGATGAATTATGCTCTCTGTTCTAAGGCTCGTCTATAGACACTTGATCAATTCAGCTTCTGGGGACCTGGTAAGGCAAGCCGGAGAGAAATTGCTCTATTCCAAAGCCATTCAGTCGAATGTATTGATTAACCATTGCATTCTGAATTGAAAATGTCTCCGGGATTTGTTCTATGTAGCAAGGGTATAGGAAAGGCTACACCCAGAGCATGCCAcgtgaaatgaaaaaagcagtATGTTCGAACCTTCTCCACCTCTTTAGCGATTATAGAGTCTAGACTTTAAAGCACCATAACTATTTTACTGTATCACTGAGGCAGTTCAAAAACAATGTGCGGTATCTGTCCTTACACTCCAAAAAGCATAGTTACCTGACACTTCTGAGCAAAGGCACAGTGCTCTAAAAGTGTTAAAGGTGTTTTACAAGCTCTGATCCTAAAGTCCATCCAACACTGCACTGATATGTtaccaaaattcagaaaagcaaAAAGTGCCATTTACTTATTATTCTATAAATCTACCTCATTTTGACTAATGTGCAAAACCACTGCTGACATCTTGCcttaaactaaaaacaaacaaaactacagCTAATAAACTACAATACAAAGCTATGTAGGTACACTGGCACTCCGTGCTTCTCTCGCTCCATGGCATCTTATTAACGGAGATTCTGTAAACAAACCATCATAACCTTCAGCTGCAGGAGCCAATCAACACTTTCTCATCAGGGTGCGCAGAATGTAATTAGGGGCCAAACAAATGCCTTGTTTATATCACTGTAAACTCACTGAAACCCAGTTGGGGTGTTATTTATACACTTGAAGTAGgccagtctgtgtttgtgatcAAGGCTATGTTAATGCTATTCATATTACATAGTGCAACCATAAATAGTGTGTGGTACACCTTCCTCTGGGAAAGACCACAGTGCTCGAGTTTGGAAATGCAATATGAGCGACTGGCTGTCTTCTTCCCCTAAACGGAGAGTTCATTGTCTGGTTAGTGTCATCCCATCTCCCTCTGGCTCTCAGCTTTTGGATTTGCATTGTCAGGTTATCCTCCCACAGGCCCATTGGACCGGGTGCTCCCTTAACAGCATCCTCAACTGTGCACCCAGAGGATCTGCTGCCTTCTTGTCCACACTCTCTCTAGTCCTCCCCTCTGACAACAGAAATATGACTcatttatatacatacatgACTCATGAAAACATGTTCTTTTGTGGCTTATTTGTAAAATGTCCACATTCTGTTTATCGCCACTCCACATTTTCATGTCATATTGTGGAATTTCCCTCCATCTTGACCCGTTAGCTATAAATCTAAACATAACATACAACGTttgcttgcttttttttttcaaaatccacccatacacaaacactgacgTGCTTTTTTTTCAAACCCACATtgaaaaacatgacagcatgttatttttttgtccatgttttttgtttttgtcttttcattcatttttttttgttctttttcttcaccAAGAACAGATTATGTACACATAGATGATAAATACCACTGACAAACCCAGCAGGACAGACATGGAAatgtgagaaaagaaaacagcatgaaaaacatagataataagataataaaaagtgattgagagaggaaaaagaagtgCTGACCAAATGACCTGCTCTTGTGCTTGAAATGGAATCCATCATTATTTTTGGAGCAACAAGATGCATACACaaaaggtgtgttcagtcacacAGTCAACATGACGACATTGCAGAGGGCAAGACTTTTAGCACAACATGGAGTGTTTTAGATTAGCGGGCCATTAAACAGAGCTTCACAATCATTTCAGAGTACTGtacacagtaaaagtacaacaaCATACTTATTTGATATACCTTGTTAATGGCAATATTTCAGATACTACAACTTTAACCATATCTGATACTGCTTGCACAGTACAGTTAGGGTTTATTGCTTGtttgaaagaaaatcaaacaaaagacaCTCAGACAATTGATTCAGTAATGAGTAATTCCTGTTTAAGATTGCAGTACTTGGGGTTCAGTTGGGATAAACTCCTCTCTCCGTGCAGGCTCTTTATGGCAAATTTGCATATAGTCGATGCATTTGAGTGGAACAATGTTTCATCATGGAAACAAGTGCTGCCATTCAGAAATTGGGGTTTACCTCCCACTGTTTGTGTTGTGCGGGGGAAGTGGCAGGACATTTGTGCCATGGGGATTTTGTAGTGCCCATGCCTGCATGTCACAGGTACACACTGGAGGGAATACTGGTGCACCAAGGCGAGGTTGTCCTTGAAGAAGATTCCTGTCAGTTGTTGGATTGAGCTTGATTTATGGGGGCCATCACTGGCTGGCAGGAGAGACAGTTGGAGCCTGGGCTCCTTCACTTAGCCAGCCACAGGTAATGGCTAATTACATCTTTATCTCCCTGTGGTCTGGTCGAACAAGAACTGACTTACAGTCCTGACCAAAGGCTGACACAATCCAAATCATCTAGCtggtcagagagagagacacactaTGATAAGTGGACAAATAAgctgtaaatgtatgtgtgtggtgcaGGTAATGGCATGACAAAAAAGTCATATACAAATTATAAATTACATCATCATTCACTGCTTCTGGACTTGGATGAAATAATCCCTCATActgtttcaaatgtgtttttaaaaagcttgTCATGGCAAAATAGAGCACATCACTTTGAAAACTTtacatcttttttgttttttttttcattgtagtTGTTCAATGTGTGTGACTTCTCAGAGTAAAgtacaaaaatt is a window encoding:
- the LOC113136251 gene encoding free fatty acid receptor 2 produces the protein MQECHTGLCLSVYIITFVLGFPANALAFYTFCKKVRQKPTPIDILLLNLTISDLLFLLFLPFKMQEVMNNMFWDMPYLLCPLSGFIFYMTIYNSTFFLTAVSVERYLGVAFPIQHSLKRRPGYAVAASIFFWIFSVMQLSIVFIVPFIGPKNTPNNTLGPDASGSTGNNEAVCYENFTAAQLNVLLPVRLELCIVLFCIPFLICSFCYINFIRILSKLQHIDRRRRLRAIGMALGTLLVFALCFGPYNVSHIVGFITWKSPEWRDKALLCSTFNACLDPLIFYFSSSAVRMTVGSVIEGVKSRLNRYMSCDMFRAFWGGGNKTAKDKERKQEEINAI